A single genomic interval of Prunus dulcis chromosome 5, ALMONDv2, whole genome shotgun sequence harbors:
- the LOC117628555 gene encoding probable inactive receptor kinase At2g26730 — translation MDKLSPGNSVRDVKWGWNMSSDPCRDQWEGVTCDKQNYVKKIVLEMSNLTGVLDADSLCMVQSLGVVSLKNNKISGLLSEDIGNCRDLTHFYISGNQFSGDLPDSLSQLNNLKRIDISNNNFHGELPDLPKISGLISFLAQNNQLDGQIPDFDFSNLKVFNVSNNNFSGPIPDVKGQLTKDSFSGNPKLCGKPLPNTCPPVPTSIMPKKKSNKSSSKKLLIFSGYIILGLVFVCFFVYKFISKKRTREYEEKGGNEKIATADTASTVPSTITSSEFNADGVPKTAEYSLTSVETGMVPPLVVLTSPLLMGLSSEELLRAPAELLARGKNGSLYKVMLDDGVNLVVKRIRNCGISSEDFKTRMKKIDQAKCRNVLPAVAFYCSRQEKLLVYEYQPNGNLFNLLHGSSNGQIFDWGSRLNVADIIAESLAFMHQELREDGIAHGNLKSMNILFNMTMKPCISEYGVMETENQDQSFLSPNNGIESSNAGHAYSTFKDDVYGFGVILLELLTGKLVQQNGFDLPRWVHSVIKEEWTLEVFDKALIQEGASEERMVNLLKVALQCINPSSNDRPSMSRVSMRLKSIKEEVERSISSDP, via the exons ATGGACAAACTTTCACCGGGAAATTCTGTGAGAGATGTCAAATGGGGTTGGAACATGAGTTCAGACCCTTGCAGAGACCAATGGGAGGGTGTGACATGTGATAAACAGAATTATGTGAAGAAAATAGTTcttgaaatgtccaatttaacTGGAGTTCTTGATGCAGATTCTCTCTGCATGGTACAGTCTTTGGGTGTTGTGAGTCTGAAGAACAACAAAATCTCTGGTCTGCTCTCAGAAGACATTGGAAATTGCAGAGATTTGACCCACTTTTATATAAGTGGAAATCAGTTCTCTGGTGACCTTCCTGACTCTCTCTCACAGTTGAATAATTTGAAAAGGATTGATATATCCAACAACAACTTCCATGGTGAGCTTCCTGATCTGCCAAAGATTTCAGGCTTGATATCTTTCCTTGCTCAAAACAATCAACTTGATGGGCAAATACCAGATTTTGATTTCTCCAATCTGAAGGTGTTCAATGTCTCCAACAACAACTTCAGTGGTCCAATTCCTGATGTCAAAGGCCAACTCACAAAAGACAGCTTTTCAGGTAATCCTAAGCTATGTGGAAAACCACTACCAAATACCTGCCCACCTGTCCCAACATCTATAATGccaaagaagaaatcaaacaaGTCCTCATCTAAAAAGCTTCTCATCTTCTCAGGCTACATAATACTTGGCCTGGTTTTTGTGTGCTTCTTTGTGTATAAATTTATCAGCAAAAAGAGGACCAGAGAATATGAGGAAAAGGGTGGAAATGAAAAGATTGCAACAGCTGATACTGCTAGCACTGTGCCTAGCACTATTACTTCTAGTGAGTTCAACGCTGATGGTGTGCCTAAGACAGCAGAGTACTCATTAACCTCTGTTGAAACTGGAATGGTTCCACCGCTTGTAGTTCTCACAAGTCCATTGCTGATGGGGTTAAGTTCTGAGGAGTTGCTCCGAGCTCCAGCTGAATTGCTTGCAAGAGGAAAGAATGGAAGCCTCTACAAAGTCATGCTTGATGATGGGGTTAACTTGGTTGTGAAGAGGATTAGGAATTGTGGGATCTCGAGCGAAGATTTCAAGACTAGGATGAAAAAGATCGATCAAGCTAAGTGTCGAAATGTCTTGCCAGCAGTTGCATTCTATTGTTCCAGACAAGAGAAGCTCTTGGTTTATGAATATCAACCGAATGGCAATCTCTTTAACCTTCTTCATG GATCTTCAAATGGCCAAATATTTGACTGGGGAAGCAGACTAAATGTTGCAGACATCATTGCCGAGTCACTGGCGTTCATGCACCAGGAGCTACGTGAAGATGGCATTGCCCATGGCAACCTCAAGTCCATGAACATTTTGTTCAACATGACCATGAAGCCCTGCATCAGTGAATATGGGGTAATGGAGACTGAAAATCAAGACCAGTCATTCCTTTCTCCAAACAATGGAATTGAAAGTTCTAATGCAGGCCATGCATATAGCACATTCAAGGATGATGTTTATGGTTTTGGTGTGATTCTTCTTGAGCTTTTGACTGGGAAGCTGGTCCAGCAAAATGGGTTTGATTTGCCTAGGTGGGTGCACTCGGTGATTAAAGAGGAGTGGACTCTTGAAGTTTTTGACAAGGCCTTGATCCAAGAAGGTGCAAGTGAAGAAAGGATGGTGAACTTGTTGAAGGTAGCATTGCAGTGCATAAATCCCTCATCAAATGATAGGCCAAGTATGAGTCGAGTTTCGATGAGGCTAAAGTCTATAAAAGAGGAGGTAGAGAGATCTATATCTTCTGACccatga
- the LOC117627080 gene encoding RING-H2 finger protein ATL46-like has protein sequence MSRILCGLNQKDSNLVYPPPSSFSVPSVSVNNGQELSPSSSSSSSSSSSLSNISPVLLLVIVILAVIFFISGLVHLLVRFLIKRSSSSIFQSNRYPETSGSRAIQRQLQQLFRLHDAGLDQTAIDSLPVFYCKDIIGSKEPFDCAVCLCEFSDQDKLRLLPNCGHAFHIDCIDTWLLSNSTCPLCRGTLLSSGFFLENPVFNFDDAREMSNRFVSEGDNMCSSGQKHLTMEEAAGEKRVFSVRLGKFRSLNEGVESGGRVGETSSCNLDARRCYSMGTYQYVVGDSNLQVALSHDCGGDSDAKLVKEEVHNGNFTVNGNLEGKKISGRHKGESFSVSKIWLWSSKNRFPGSSNAHTGVPPFRLSSPIR, from the coding sequence ATGTCTAGAATTCTCTGTGGGTTGAACCAGAAAGATAGTAATTTGGTATACCCACCACCTTCCTCATTTTCAGTTCCTTCTGTTAGCGTTAACAATGGACAGGAATTATCCCCGTCATcgtcatcatcttcatcatcatcatcatctcttaGCAATATCAGTCCAGTACTTCTTTTGGTTATAGTAATTCTAGCTGTTATCTTTTTCATCTCTGGCCTTGTTCATTTGCTTGTAAGATTTCTCATAAAGAGGTCATCTTCCTCAATCTTTCAATCCAATAGATACCCAGAAACCTCTGGGTCTCGTGCTATTCAAAGGCAGCTTCAACAGCTCTTTCGGTTACATGACGCGGGCCTAGATCAAACTGCGATAGATTCTCTACCTGTGTTCTACTGCAAAGACATTATTGGTTCAAAAGAGCCTTTTGATTGTGCTGTTTGTCTGTGTGAATTTTCTGACCAGGACAAGCTGAGATTGCTCCCTAACTGTGGTCATGCTTTTCACATTGATTGTATTGACACTTGGCTCCTCTCAAATTCAACATGCCCCCTTTGTAGAGGGACCCTTTTGAGCTCTGggtttttcttggaaaatccAGTGTTCAATTTTGATGATGCTAGGGAAATGTCAAATAGGTTCGTTAGTGAGGGAGATAACATGTGTTCAAGTGGTCAGAAACATTTAACCATGGAGGAAGCTGCTGGTGAAAAGAGGGTCTTTTCTGTAAGACTTGGAAAGTTCAGAAGCTTAAATGAAGGAGTAGAAAGTGGAGGGAGAGTGGGAGAAACCAGTAGCTGTAATTTGGATGCTAGGAGATGTTACTCAATGGGTACATATCAATATGTGGTTGGTGACTCAAATCTGCAAGTGGCCTTGTCCCATGATTGTGGTGGAGATAGTGATGCCAAGCTTGTCAAAGAGGAAGTTCATAATGGGAACTTCACAGTTAATGGGAATCTGGAGGGGAAGAAAATCAGTGGCCGGCATAAGGGTGAGAGCTTCTCTGTTTCAAAGATCTGGCTTTGGTCCTCGAAAAACCGATTCCCAGGTTCTTCGAATGCTCATACTGGTGTACCTCCTTTTAGATTAAGTTCTCCAATCAGATGA
- the LOC117627079 gene encoding RNA-dependent RNA polymerase 2, which produces MALAERPTVRVSNIPQTVTAKELLSFLQSKLGPDSVFAVEIISDHKNWKSRGFGRVQFTTLEAKSEAYSLSLQNGLVFKSESLRLSETYDDIIQRPVDPKRRLNGTVLHAGFMVKGDCMSMLESWEGVRAWVMPERKRVEFWVWLRDECYKLEIAFENIIESFGCRLGGEKVNALLLKLKFGPRIFRKISGPNVAARFSTDRYHVCKDDFDFLWVRTTDFSDMKSIGYSTSFCWEIEEEFSVSDVFECFPYYKDNDVVDLILDNGEKYCSPSETVPLVKCRSDSKLPYEILFQLNALVHSQKISLAATDSDLIEFLSGLSVDTTNVLLEKLHKRKTTCYDPLSFLKMQLHVLERNHKSRPSPYKRLMEHNVMSCHRVLITPSKICCLGPELEKSNYVVKNFAAYASDFMRVTFVDEDWSKLPANAISTSIQQGIFAKPHRTGIYHRMLSILRDGIVIGEKRFEFLAFSASQLRSSSVWMFSSNDNVKAEDIREWMGCFSKIRSISKCAARMGQLFSSSTQTLVVPAQDVEIIPDVETSSDGVTYCFSDGIGKISLSFARKVAQKCGLDQTPSAFQIRYGGYKGVIAVDCRSFRKLSLRSSMLKFESKNRMLNVTKWSDAMPCYLNREIISLLSTLGVKDETFEALQDEQLRLLGKMRTERGAALNVLERLNGADSKNTLVKMLLHGYEPNVEPYLSMMLQAYYENHLSDLKSRCRIFVPKGRVLVGCLDETGNLDYGQVYVRITMTKAEQEMGDQSFFQKVDETTFIVTGKVVVTKNPCLHPGDVRVLDAVYDVVLEEKNMVDCLIFPQKGERPHPNECSGGDLDGDLFFISWDKDLVPSHTVPPMDYSARRPRIMDHTVTLEEIQKFFVDYMINDNLGAISTAHLVHADHEPDKALNPKCLQLADLHSMAVDFAKTGAPAEMSRTLKPKEFPDFMERVDKPMYISNGALGKLYRAVVGSVLQEKTNLVWSEQIAEAAYDQDLEVDGLESVLEVAKGHRDMYIEKMRTMMNYYGAVTEDEILTGNLRNRAAYLQRDNRRYGDMKDRISLSLKNLQKEAKGLFESSCPVSEHQRMASAWYHVTYHPLYFQQDMNCLSFPWIVGDILLNIKALNNPRKDI; this is translated from the exons atGGCGCTGGCAGAGAGACCGACTGTCCGAGTCTCGAACATTCCCCAAACAGTGACAGCCAAAGAGCTCCTAAGCTTCCTCCAGTCAAAACTCGGGCCTGACTCAGTCTTCGCCGTCGAAATCATCAGCGATCACAAGAACTGGAAGTCACGAGGCTTCGGTCGCGTCCAATTCACGACCCTTGAGGCCAAATCAGAAGCATACTCTCTTTCCCTTCAGAACGGCCTCGTCTTCAAGTCAGAAAGCCTCAGACTTTCCGAGACCTACGACGACATCATCCAACGGCCGGTGGACCCAAAACGCCGACTGAACGGCACCGTTTTGCATGCGGGTTTTATGGTAAAGGGCGACTGCATGAGCATGTTGGAGTCTTGGGAGGGCGTGAGAGCTTGGGTCATGCCCGAGAGGAAGCGGGTCGAGTTCTGGGTCTGGCTGAGAGACGAGTGTTACAAACTGGAGATTGCATTTGAGAATATTATAGAGTCGTTCGGGTGCCGTTTGGGTGGAGAGAAAGTGAATGCCCTTCTCTTGAAG CTCAAGTTTGGTCCGAGGATCTTTCGTAAAATTTCTGGACCTAATGTAGCTGCCAGATTTAGCACTGATCGGTATCACGTATGCAAGGATGATTTCGATTTCCTCTGGGTACGAACTACCGATTTTTCGGATATGAAATCTATCGGGTATTCTACTTCATTCTGTTGGGAGATTGAGGAGGAGTTTTCTGTCTCAGATGTATTTGAATGCTTCCCATACTATAAAGATAATGATGTGGTGGATCTCATTTTAGATAATGGTGAAAAATACTGTTCGCCATCTGAGACAGTTCCACTTGTGAAGTGCAGATCAGATTCAAAGTTACCATATGAGATCCTTTTCCAGCTCAATGCACTTGTTCATTCCCAAAAGATTAGTCTTGCAGCAACAGACTCTGATCTGATTGAGTTCCTTAGTGGTTTAAGCGTCGACACTACTAATGTGCTTCTTGAGAAGCTGCACAAGCGCAAGACCACTTGTTATGACCCTCTATCATTCTTAAAGATGCAATTACATGTCTTAGAAAGAAACCATAAGAGTCGTCCCTCACCCTATAAAAGATTAATGGAACATAATGTAATGAGTTGTCATAGAGTCTTAATTACCCCATCAAAGATTTGTTGCTTAGGTCCTGAGCTTGAAAAATCAAACTATGTTGTAAAGAATTTTGCAGCCTATGCTTCAGATTTTATGAGAGTTACATTTGTTGATGAAGATTGGAGTAAGCTTCCTGCAAATGCTATATCCACAAGTATTCAGCAAGGTATTTTTGCAAAACCCCATAGAACTGGAATATATCATCGGATGTTGTCTATTCTTCGAGATGGGATTGTTATAGGAGAAAAAAGATTTGAGTTTCTGGCTTTCTCGGCTAGTCAACTTCGATCAAGTTCTGTTTGGATGTTTTCTTCTAATGACAATGTAAAAGCAGAAGATATTAGAGAATGGATGGGCTGCTTCAGCAAGATCCGCAGTATATCTAAATGTGCAGCTAGGATGGGTCAACTGTTCAGTTCTTCTACCCAAACTCTTGTTGTTCCTGCACAAGATGTAGAGATTATTCCTGATGTTGAGACTTCTTCGGATGGCGTAACTTACTGCTTCTCAGATGGTATTGGAAAGATTTCTCTATCTTTTGCCAGGAAAGTTGCTCAGAAGTGTGGTTTGGATCAAACTCCTTCAGCATTTCAGATTCGATATGGTGGATATAAAGGGGTGATAGCTGTTGACTGTAGATCCTTTCGGAAGCTATCTTTGCGCAGCAGTATGCTCAAATTTGAATCAAAAAATAGAATGCTTAATGTCACCAAATGGAGTGATGCCATGCCCTGCTATCTGAATCGAGAGATTATTTCCCTCTTGTCTACCTTAGGGGTAAAGGATGAAACATTTGAGGCATTGCAAGACGAACAATTGCGTCTTCTGGGGAAAATGCGGACAGAAAGAGGCGCGGCATTGAATGTCTTAGAGAGATTGAACGGGGCTGATTCCAAAAATACTCTTGTAAAGATGTTACTTCATGGTTATGAGCCAAATGTGGAACCTTACCTCTCAATGATGCTTCAAGCATATTATGAGAACCACTTGTCTGATTTAAAAAGTAGATGCCGAATATTTGTCCCAAAAGGCCGGGTCCTGGTTGGGTGCTTGGATGAAACTGGAAATCTAGATTATGGTCAAGTTTATGTTCGAATAACCATGACAAAAGCAGAGCAAGAAATGGGGGATCAGAGTTTCTTCCAGAAGGTGGATGAGACAACATTTATAGTAACAGGGAAGGTGGTTGTCACAAAAAATCCTTGTCTTCACCCAGGAGACGTCAGGGTACTTGACGCTGTCTATGATGTGGTACTCGAGGAGAAGAATATGGTGGATTGCCTTATATTTCCCCAAAAAGGAGAAAG GCCTCATCCAAATGAATGCTCTGGGGGTGATCTTGATGGGGACTTGTTTTTCATAAGTTGGGATAAAGATCTGGTCCCTTCTCATACTGTACCTCCCATGGACTACTCTGCACGGAGACCTCGTATAATGGATCACACTGTGACCTTAGAG GAAATTCAAAAGTTTTTTGTTGATTACATGATAAATGATAATTTGGGTGCCATCTCTACTGCACATCTAGTTCACGCTGACCATGAACCAGACAAAGCTTTGAATCCAAAATGCCTGCAGTTGGCAGACCTGCACTCCATGGCCGTCGACTTTGCAAAAACTGGTGCACCTGCCGAAATGTCCCGGACCTTAAAACCTAAAGAATTTCCAGATTTCATGGAACGGGTGGACAAACCCATGTACATCTCAAATGGGGCACTAGGAAAACTCTACCGTGCAGTCGTTGGCTCAGTGTtgcaagaaaaaacaaacttgGTTTGGTCAGAGCAGATTGCTGAAGCAGCTTACGATCAGGACCTTGAAGTGGATGGTCTGGAGTCGGTTCTTGAAGTTGCAAAAGGTCATAGAGACATGTACATAGAGAAGATGAGGACGATGATGAACTATTATGGGGCAGTGACCGAGGATGAAATACTGACAGGTAATCTGCGAAATCGTGCAGCATATCTGCAACGCGATAACAGGAGATATGGAGATATGAAGGATCGGATATCACTGTCACTCAAGAACCtacaaaaagaagcaaaaggaTTGTTTGAAAGCAGCTGCCCAGTTAGTGAGCATCAGAGAATGGCCTCAGCATGGTATCATGTCACTTATCATCCATTGTATTTCCAACAAGACATGAATTGCTTGAGCTTTCCATGGATTGTAGGTGATATTTTACTCAACATAAAAGCTTTGAATAATCCAAGAAAGGACATATAG
- the LOC117629413 gene encoding uncharacterized protein LOC117629413, with protein MAMEDVDLESIGHGRTSSRCCFCIPASSAWWERMRANQNNDRWWSRGFKAFYKLREWSEIVAGPRWKTFIRRFNRNRSGGGGSSGAGRHHGKFQYDPLSYALNFDEGKEDEDDEDGGFRDFSTRFASLPPVRSGLPESSKDVAVYG; from the coding sequence ATGGCCATGGAAGACGTTGACTTGGAGTCAATAGGCCACGGAAGAACCAGTTCGCGCTGCTGCTTCTGTATCCCGGCGTCGTCGGCCTGGTGGGAGCGGATGCGAGCGAACCAAAACAACGACCGCTGGTGGTCCCGAGGCTTCAAAGCCTTCTACAAGCTTCGAGAGTGGTCCGAAATCGTCGCCGGCCCAAGGTGGAAGACTTTCATTCGCCGATTCAACCGGAATAGAAGCGGAGGTGGCGGCAGCTCCGGTGCTGGGCGGCACCACGGGAAATTCCAATACGACCCGTTGAGTTATGCTCTGAACTTCGACGAAGGCAAGGAGGACGAAGACGACGAAGACGGCGGATTTCGCGATTTCTCGACCCGGTTCGCCTCGCTTCCTCCGGTCAGGTCCGGGTTACCAGAATCAAGTAAAGACGTGGCGGTGTACGGGTGA
- the LOC117627378 gene encoding ubiquitin-conjugating enzyme E2-23 kDa-like: MSSPSKRREMDVMKLMMSDYNVETINDGLNEFNVEFHGPKESLYEGGVWKIRVELPDAYPYKSPSIGFINKIFHPNVDELSGSVCLDVINQSWSPMFDLLNVFEVFLPQLLLYPNPSDPLNGDAASLMMKDRKLYDQKVKEYCERYAKKEHITNSTPDEESGDENISDEESDSSDDDIAGHADP, encoded by the exons ATGTCGTCTCCAAGCAAGAGGAGAGAGATGGATGTCATGAAGTT GATGATGAGTGACTATAATGTGGAGACAATAAACGATGGGCTAAATGAATTCAATGTGGAATTCCATGGTCCAAAAGAAA GCCTTTATGAAGGCGGGGTTTGGAAAATCCGCGTTGAGCTTCCCGATGCGTATCCATATAAATCTCCTTCTATTGGCTTCATTAACAAGATTTTCCACCCTAATGTTGATGAGCT ATCTGGTTCTGTCTGCTTAGATGTAATTAACCAATCATGGAGTCCAATGTTCG accttttaaatgtttttgaaGTTTTCCTTCCACAACTGTTGCTCTATCCAAATCCTTCAGATCCGCTCAATGGCGATGCAGCGTCATTGATGATGAAGGACCGAAAACTCTACGATCAGAAGGTGAAAG AGTACTGCGAGCGATATGCAAAGAAGGAGCATATTACCAATTCAACTCCAGATGAGGAGAGTGGTGATGAAAACATTAGTGATGAGGAAAGTGATTCAAGCGACGATGATATTGCCGGACATGCAGACCCGTAG
- the LOC117628839 gene encoding protein NUCLEAR FUSION DEFECTIVE 2, with amino-acid sequence MARRCFALFTIFVFAIVPHIQGIATNDQRAQISVRSSPFETALATLQKQIGYNFQKTGLLRRSMTHASFSEENNRALSILGANVIETSASLRLLEKDLEISAKELNRRVSELSKVESSCAADGLRLGLHKVVRVSPKTNSTTPLVVCGAFRAIFGAIAIDVGKSDDAGSYFWGVHGGQVGGALAM; translated from the exons atggCTCGTCGTTGTTTCGCTCTGTTCACCATTTTCGTCTTCGCAATCGTTCCTCATATTCAG GGTATCGCGACCAATGATCAACGTGCGCAGATCTCCGTCCGCTCATCGCCATTTGAAACAGCCCTCGCAACCCTTCAGAAGCAAATTGG CTATAATTTCCAAAAAACTGGGCTCCTTCGCCGTTCCATGACCCATGCCTCCTTCTCTGAGGAGAATAACAGGGCTCTGAGCATTTTGGGCGCCAATGTCATAGAAACATCAGCCTCTCTACGACTGCTTGAAAAAGACCTTGAGATTTCTGCAAAAGAATTGAACCGTCGTGTTTCAGAGCTATCCAAAGTAGAATCTTCCTGTGCCGCTGACGGGTTGCGCTTGGGGTTGCATAAGGTGGTTAGAGTCTCTCCCAAGACTAATTCTACCACCCCTTTGGTGGTTTGTGGGGCTTTCAGAGCAATCTTTGGCGCTATTGCTATTGATGTAGGGAAGTCGGATGATGCTGGAAGCTATTTCTGGGGTGTTCATGGAGGTCAAGTTGGCGGAGCTCTTGCAATGTAA
- the LOC117628838 gene encoding probable alpha,alpha-trehalose-phosphate synthase [UDP-forming] 9: MFSRSCISLLELASGEMLNFPQTPRALTKVMTLQGVIPDAKNSDGVNNEGVNVPPSEICEKKIIVANFLPLHAQKDTKSGKWCFSFDEDAILFPLKDGFSSGTVVIFVGSLKVDIEASEQEEVSQKLLEEFNCVPTFLPFELQKKYYHGFCKQYLWPLFHYMLPMCPDHSNRFDRQLWQAYVSANKIYADKVMEVINPENDYVWVHDYHLMILPTFLRRRFTRVKLGFFLHSPFPSSEIYRTLPVRDEILRALLNVDLIGFHTFDYARHFLSCCSRMLGLEYESKRGYIGLEYFGRTVYIKILPVGIHMGRLESALNHPSSSVKVKEIQEQFRGKKIILGVDDMDIFKGISMKLLAMEQLLQQHPEFRGKVVLVQIVNPARSTGKDVQEAKKETYSTTRRINQVFGFPGYEPVVLIDRSVPFHEKTAYYSLAECCIVNAVRDGMNLVPYKYIICRQGTPNMDKAIGFASDSPRTSTLVVSEFIGCSPSLSGAIRVNPWNIEDVADALNVAITMPALEKQLRHEKHYRYVSSHDVAYWSRSFMQDLERACKDHYRKRCWGIGFGLNFRILSLSPSFRKLSIDHILSAYKRTNRRAIFLDYDGTIVPESSIVKTPSPEVISILKNLCSDPKNTVFIVSGRGQNSLSEWFAQCENLGIAAEHGYFIRWSSTSSWETSSSAIDFEWKQIAEPVMKLYTEATDGSYIETKESALVWHHLDADPDFGSCQAMEMLDHLENVLANEPVVVKRGQHIVEVKPQGVTKGLVAQKVLSMMISKGNAPDFVLCIGDDRSDEDMFESISSTSYNPSQPVAPEIFACTVGQKPSKARYYLDDTVDVITLLKGLAADSSLKPRCNWEIQAPFENIM; this comes from the exons ATGTTCTCAAGATCTTGCATAAGTTTGTTGGAGTTGGCATCGGGGGAGATGTTGAATTTCCCTCAGACCCCTAGAGCCCTTACGAAGGTGATGACTCTTCAGGGAGTCATTCCTGATGCAAAAAATAGTGATGGGGTTAATAATGAAGGTGTAAATGTTCCCCCTTCTGAGATCTGTGAGAAGAAAATCATAGTGGCAAATTTTCTCCCTCTACATGCTCAGAAGGATACAAAATCGGGGAAATGGTGCTTCAGTTTTGACGAAGATGCAATTTTGTTTCCACTGAAAGATGGTTTCTCATCTGGTACTGTGGTTATATTTGTGGGGTCTCTGAAGGTTGACATTGAAGCAAGTGAACAAGAAGAAGTATCCCAGAAACTGCTGGAGGAATTTAATTGCGTGCCAACATTTCTTCCTTTTGAGCTTCAAAAGAAGTATTATCATGGGTTTTGTAAGCAGTATTTGTGGCCCCTCTTTCACTACATGCTGCCCATGTGCCCGGACCATAGCAATCGTTTTGACAGGCAACTTTGGCAGGCATATGTTTCTGCTAACAAGATATATGCTGATAAAGTTATGGAGGTGATCAATCCTGAAAATGATTATGTATGGGTTCATGACTATCACCTTATGATTCTTCCAACATTTTTGAGAAGGCGTTTTACACGAGTTAAGCTTGGGTTTTTCCTTCATAGTCCATTCCCCTCATCAGAAATCTACAGGACCCTGCCAGTCAGAGATGAAATTCTGAGAGCACTGCTAAATGTGGATTTGATTGGTTTTCATACATTTGATTATGCTCGCCACTTTCTATCTTGCTGCAGTAGAATGCTTGGCCTGGAATATGAATCTAAGCGGGGATACATTGGACTTGAATATTTTGGCCGCACAGTGTACATTAAAATTCTGCCTGTGGGGATACACATGGGTCGACTTGAATCTGCATTAAATCACCCCTCGTCTTCCGTGAAGGTCAAGGAGATTCAAGAACAGTTCAGAGGGAAAAAGATTATTCTTGGTGTTGATGACATGGACATATTTAAAGGGATCAGTATGAAGTTATTGGCCATGGAACAGCTTTTGCAGCAGCACCCGGAGTTCAGGGGCAAGGTAGTCCTGGTTCAAATTGTAAATCCTGCAAGAAGCACAGGGAAAGATGTTCAGGAAGCTAAAAAGGAAACATATTCAACGACCAGAAGGATAAATCAAGTCTTTGGTTTTCCAGGCTATGAACCAGTTGTTTTGATTGACCGTAGCGTTCCTTTTCATGAGAAGACTGCCTATTATTCTTTGGCAGAATGTTGCATTGTTAATGCTGTGAGGGATGGCATGAACCTAGTCCCTTACAAGTACATCATTTGTAGGCAGGGCACTCCAAATATGGATAAAGCTATTGGATTTGCCTCTGATTCCCCTCGTACAAGTACACTTGTTGTCTCAGAATTCATAGGTTGCTCACCATCTTTGAGTGGAGCAATCAGGGTGAACCCGTGGAATATTGAAGATGTAGCTGATGCACTCAATGTGGCCATAACAATGCCTGCTTTAGAAAAGCAATTGCGCCATGAGAAACATTATCGGTATGTTAGCTCTCATGATGTGGCTTACTGGTCCCGCAGTTTTATGCAGGATCTGGAGCGAGCGTGCAAAGATCACTACAGAAAACGTTGTTGGGGAATTGGTTTTGGTCTGAATTTTAGAATCTTGTCTCTTTCTCCAAGTTTTAGGAAGCTTTCCATTGACCATATCCTCTCTGCATACAAGAGGACAAATAGAAGGGCAATATTTTTGGATTATGACGGAACAATAGTGCCTGAATCTTCTATTGTTAAGACCCCAAGTCCTGAAGTCATTTCTATTTTGAAGAACCTTTGCAGCGACCCCAAGAACACTGTGTTTATAGTTAGCGGCAGGGGTCAAAACTCTCTCAGTGAATGGTTTGCTCAATGTGAGAATCTAGGTATAGCAGCAGAGCATGGATACTTCATAAG ATGGAGTAGCACGTCCAGTTGGGAAACCAGTTCCTCAGCCATAGATTTCGAATGGAAGCAAATTGCAGAACCTGTGATGAAGTTGTATACAGAGGCAACTGATGGCTCCTACATAGAGACCAAGGAGAGTGCCTTGGTATGGCACCATCTAGATGCTGATCCTGATTTTGGATCGTGCCAGGCCATGGAGATGTTGGATCATCTTGAAAATGTCCTCGCCAATGAGCCTGTAGTTGTTAAAAGGGGCCAACATATTGTCGAAGTAAAACCACAG GGAGTTACTAAAGGATTAGTTGCACAGAAAGTTCTTTCCATGATGATCAGTAAAGGGAACGCGCCCGATTTTGTGTTGTGCATTGGGGATGATAGATCAGATGAGGACATGTTTGAAAGCATATCAAGCACATCATATAATCCATCTCAACCTGTAGCTCCTGAGATCTTTGCATGCACTGTTGGCCAAAAACCCAGTAAAGCTAGGTACTACCTAGATGATACGGTGGATGTCATCACATTACTTAAAGGCCTGGCGGCTGATTCAAGTCTCAAGCCAAGGTGTAATTGGGAAATTCAAGCTCCTTTCGAGAATATCATGTGA